GCCGAGCACCGAATAAACGAGATTGTGTCCCGGAATGAGGTTCGGCGTCCGATCTTTGTTGAATTTGCCGATCCGGGGTCCGAGCAGCAGCGTTGCGACCAAAGCGGCAATTGCTCCTTGCAAATGAACGACCGTCGAACCGGCAAAATCCTGCATGCCAATTTGACCGAGCCAACCGCCTCCCCACACCCAGTGCCCGACCGTAGGATAAATGAATATGGTGAACAACGCGCCAAATAGGAAATAGACTGAGAATTTCGCCCGTTCGGCGAATCCACCCCAGGCGATCGCCAAAGAAACCGCCGCAAAAGCCAATTGAAATAAAAATTTGAGTGACAGCGGCACGTTAGCCCAAGAAAGAGATTCAAACGTCGTTTCACTCGGTTCACTCAAAAACCATCCTTCCGTTCCGAAAAAACCGTTCCCGGTTCCGAACGTTATCGCAAATCCGAATGCCCAAAACGCAATCGATGCAATGGCGAAACTAAGCAATTGCTTCCCGGCAACATGACCGGCGTTCTTCATTCGCGTCGAACCCGCTTCCAACAATGCGAATCCCGCCTGCATTCCAATCACAAGCACAGCGGCCACCATGACCCAAAGAGAATCGAGCAACAACGGAACATTGACGTTTTCCATTTTCTCCACCTCTTCCAATTGTCTTAATTCTTAACCTTTAATGTTAAGTTACCTTACAGTTAAATGAAAATTATGAACTTGATTTCATCGCTTACGCATATGAAAATGTGCATTCAATTGACCTTTTCGCAACTCATTTCTTATGTCTTGCTCCCTCCGTCTTTCCTTCCTGAACGACTGGCGGATTTCATGCGTTTGCACGCCCTCCTCTCTTTGTTCCGCAATTTCCATCAACAGCTCAACGTCCGAAAACGAATACTTCCTCGTCCCTTTATTCGTACGATCCGGAAAGACGAGCCGACGTTCTTCATAATAGCGGATTTTTCGCTCGGAAAGACCCGTCAGCTCGCAGACAGTGCCGATCGAAATCACCTTTTTATCCTTATACATCGTCATGACAACCACCCGGTCCCTTATGATTAATTATCTCTATTTTACAACGGTTCTCCATCTTTTTGTCAGAAAATCTGACAAACAAAAAATCTCCACCTCCGAAAGGAGATGAAGACAGTGGTTAATCGATCGCATTCATCACGATATTTACCTTCACCCAACCGCGTACGCTGTTGATCAACCAGATGTTCGTGGCCCGGCGAAGATCCTCTTTTTTCAAAATTCTTTCTCCAAGAACGCCGTCTTCTAACAATTGTTCTCGAAACGTTCCGTTCAATAAGCCGGAAGCTCGCGGCGGTGTCAGCAAATATCCTTCCATTTCCATAACGAGATTGCCGTTCGTGAACTCTGTGAGTTCTCCCTCTTCATTCCACAGCAACACATCAAATGCTTTTTCGTTTTCTTTTCGATGCGTCTCATACACGCTCCGATGCGTCGTTTTATGGTAAAGAAATACATGATCTTTTGAAACCGGATTCTCTGCCAAAATGACGTCATTATAATCAGCAATTGGGGTAAGCGGACTGCCTTCCACTACAATGGAACCTTTGCGTGAGATGAGCAGTCTCACTTTGTAACCCTCCTCTTGATGGTTATCAGCAAAAACATTCAACCGGCGCTTCACCTCTTGGAGATCAACCGGGAACGAAAAATAGTCGGCTGAATCCTGCAACCGACGCAAATGCCGCTCAAGGAGCACATACTCTCCATTTTCAAGCTTTAAACTTTCGAGCAGATCAAACAGCGGCTGCTTTTCGGTCAACATTCTCGCTTTCGTCATTACTTCACGAGCTTCGGCTTCAGCCGTAGAATCCCACGCAATCCCTCCGCCGACGCCGTATGCGGCCCTATTTACTTTCGAATCGATGACAACCGTTCGAATTGGCACGTTAAATACCGCTTCACCGCCGGGCTTGATCATTCCAATCGCACCGCAATACACTTCCCTCGCACTGTCCTCGAGTTCTTGAATGAGCCTTATCGTATTCACTTTCGGAGCGCCCGTAACCGATCCGCAAGGAAACAATGCCCGAAACACATCTTCCAGTTCCACACGATCCTTCGTTTCAGCTTCCACTGTTGTCGTCATTTGCAATACCGTCGGATAACGTTCGATCGCAAACATCTGCTTCGTCTTGACCGATCCGGTTTTCGCAATTCTGCCTAGATCGTTCCGCAACAAGTCAGCAATCATCACGTTTTCCGCCCGTTCCTTCGCCGAAGCCAGCAACTCAGCAGCTTTCGCTTCGTCTTCTTCCATCCATCTCCCCCTCGCCGAGGTCCCTTTCATCGGGCGTGTAACAATTTTGTTGCCGTCCCAGCGAAAAAACAATTCAGGAGAAGCGGACAAAATTCGATGCCTGCCAATGTTCAAGTACGCGTGATAGCCTGCATGATTTTCAGTCATTTTTTGATAAAAGGAGTAATCATTCCCGGCGAATTCCGCTTGCATACGAACCGTGTAATTCGTTTGGTACGTAGCCCCTTCGGCTATCGCCTGCTTAATCGCAGAAATTTGTTTTCGGTAGACAGAAGTGTCCGTGCACATCTTCCACTCACCGAGTTGAAACCATCGGTCCGTCTGTAATGTTACGTTTTGCGAAGGCGCTTCATAAATCCCGAACCATAACAATGGCAGTTCTCGGTTTTCGTGCACTTGATACGTTGGATCAAACGCCGGTGACGCCTCGTACGAAATATAGCCAGCCGCAAAATATCCTTGTTTCACGCGTTGACGTATTTGTTTCAAGGCGGATAGGACTTGTGTTACATGATCAGCGACGATTGTTTCGACCGGATCAGTAAACGACAAAGGTTCAACAGTTCCTTGTTCATTGGGAAATTCAAACAATAGTTGTGGTTCACTCGGGTGCATCGTGTTCTCCTTATTTTGTTAACATAATGTTATTATGGTAGTCTATTGACGAAATCCTAAATCAATATCGCTTCGCCCTGGTTACAGCATTACTGAACCCATAACTTGCGGAGTTCGACGTTTCCGAACGATTCAAATCGTATGTTTCTAATTGTATGATGGAAGGCACGCCGCTTAATCGGATGGTATTGAAACAACACAAGCCGATATTCATTGATATAGCGCTCGATTTCGTCAATGGATCGGTCCCGCTCTTCCTTCGTTCCCGCCGTTCTGAACGTTTCCAGTTTAGCGTATATCCAGTTCAACTGTTCGTCGTTGAAAAACCGGCGGAAGGTGATACGGTCATTGTAAAATGCGTTCATAAAAGAAAAATGCGCATCGTTCGAGGCGACTTCGCCCATCATCAACACATCGGCTTCGATGTCGATCGTATCGTCGTACAAACTTTCAATGGAAAAGGTGCGGTGCTCAAGATGAATGCCTGCTTCTTCCGCTTTCGCGACATACCATTTCGCCTCCTCAACGGCTCTCGGAAAATCAAGGGAAAACAGTTTAAGCGTCTCCCCGGAATATGCCGAATCTCTCAACAATCCACTCACGCGCTTTCCGTCGCGTGGATGCGAATGCGATTTTTCCGGAAAATAACTCGATGCTTCGATGCAACGGCCTCTCCCGAGATCCCGATGCATAGCTTGGACGTCTGCAAGATGAAACAACGCCTCGCGAAACTTCTGATCCCGCACAATCGACGATTTCCGAAAATTGAAAGCGACATAACGAAACCCTTTTTCAATCAATTCCCGCTCCTGCAAATCCTTATCCACTTCTTTTCCGGAAATTTGAAACGTCGCAGAGATGTTTTGCTTCGGCACATGCCAAAATTGCACTTCGTAGAGGAACGGACGCTCGAGAAAATATGGATCAAACGCTTCGAGCACCAATTTTTGTTCCGATCGTTCTTTCAAGCGAAACGGTCCAGTCCCAATCCATTGATGTTCATCAAACGGGACATCTGCAGGCAATATCGCCAAATTATCGCAGCAAAGAAACCTCGGGAAAAACGCATTCGGCCGTTTCAATTCAAACGTCACGACATTCGGAGACGGACAGTCGATACGCTGAACATCGGAAAGCAGCCAAGAAAACGGCGAATTCGCCGATCGGTAACGAGCAAATGTGTGACGGACATCTTCGCTTGTCATCACCCGTTGATGGTGAAAACGAACCCCTTTTCGTAAATAAAAGGTCCACCGGCGCTGCTCCCCGTCGACGATCCAATGATGGGCCAAATGTGGAAGCAACCGATCATGTTCATGATCATAGGTGATTAACGTATCCCCCAGCTGGTGGATTAAAAAACTTTCGAATGCCACCGACGTATAAAGCGGGTCAAGGGTGGTCACCCGACCTCTCACAATCGTGCGCAACACTTCCTTTTGCTGTTGTGACGATTGCATGCCGAACAACGTTTGTACCTCGTCTGACAAAGCCGAGATCCACGATTTCGGAATCGGCAAGTACAGCAGCTGCATCAATTCATCCATCGCTTCGCGCTCAATGAACGTTGTGACCGCCTGTTCGATTTCAGCTTGGAACGACTGACAGAACTCTAATTTGGAATAATTCCCTCTTCCCTTTCCCGGCCGGTACAGACAAAACCCTTCCTGTTCATACTTTTTCAATTTCCTTTTGACGTTTTTCGTCGTACAATACCAAATTTGTTCCAAATCCGATAATTTGAACGTGACCTTTTGCGCTTCTTCGCACGGGTACAAATGCGCACGCATTTCATAATAAGACAAATCTTTCATTTAAGGCTTCCTCCAAAAAAAGGGGACATTTTTATCCGCATTATACCCTTTTTATCCCCTTTTGGATAGGGCAAAATGACGGCAAGGAAGTGATTCGATGTTCAGAACGTTACACCCGAATATTCGTATTCGGATATACACCTCTTTTCTCAGCCGCACGATCGGTTCGATGATATTTCCGTTCATGGCGATTTATTTCACTGAAGCATTAGGCGCATCGTGGGCGAGTACTTTGCTCATGGCGAACGTCGTCATTCAATTTACTGCGAGTCTTTACGGCGGTTATCTTGCCGATCAACGAGGTCGCAAAAAGATGATGGTTGCCGGCGAATTCGTCAAAACCATTGGGTTTTTCGGCATATTAATCGCCAATTCGCCATGGTGGCACTCTCCTTGGTTTACGTTTGCGATGATCACGCTACTCGGAATTTCTTCGGGCATGGTTAACCCTGCATCTGAAGCGATGCTGATCGACGTCAGTACGAAGAAAACACGTGCATTCATGTATTCGATCAACTATTGGGCCGTCAACATGTCAATCATGATTGGGTTGATCGTCGGCGGTTGGTTGTTCCAAACACATTTTTTCGAACTGTTAATTGCCCTTTGCGCGATGTCGCTTGTCACGTTCTGGATTACGTCGGCTTTCATTACCGAAACATTTGTACCCGGCAAAAAAACAACAGGCGCATACGGCATCAAACCGATTTTTCAAAGTTACCGCACCGTCATTGGAGACTTGCCGTTTGTGCTGTTCACACTCGGCGGCATCGCACTGCTTTCGCTTGAATTTCAGCGCAACAATTTCATTGCCGTTCGCCTTGAAGAAGAAATCATTCCGAAGACGTATTCGTTTTTCGCGAACATACACGTTACCATTGACGGCGTCAAACTGCTCAGCTTATTAACGATTGAAAATACAATCATTATCGTTTTGTTTACGGCTGCCGTCGCGAAGTGGCTGACTGGTCGAAAGCGTCGACCGTTGTTGTACGCCGGTTTTCTGTTGTTCGGTTCCGGCTACGCCATTCTTGCGTTTTCCGATCACTGGCTTTTGTTGTTTTTCGGCGTTATATTGCTTTCCGTCGGCGAATTGTTGTACGTACCTACGCGCCAATCACTGTTGGCCGACATCATCGATGATTCACGGCGCGGCGCTTACATGGCTTTCAATGGTTTTGTTTTTCAAATCGGCAAATTGTTCGGTGCACTCGGCATCCTTGCCGGCGAAGTCATCGGAGGTTACGGTATGGGAATCGCCTATATCGGTTTCGCCTGCCTCGCCGTCACGTTCGTTCATATGGCGCTGGCGAAGCGCTTTCACCAAAAGGTTGCAGCTCCTGTGAAAGAAAACGCTTTGTCAACGAAAGGTTGAGGCCATTCAACTAATGGTTGATCGTGCATGACGAGCAGATGTGCTATCGTTAAGTTAATCAGTGCGCGCTGTATCATCAAAAGGAGGAACCCATCATGCTCGATGCTCGAATCATCGGTTCACGTATTTCGAAATTAAGAAAGGAAAAAGACATGACGCAGGCAGCGTTGGCAGACAAACTGAATGTCAGCCACCAGGCCGTGTCCAAGTGGGAACGGGGGGAATCGATTCCCGATCTCGTCACGCTTGTTCACCTTGCAGAAATGTTTGGTACAACGATTGAAACTTTGATCAGTGAACACCGCGGCAACCAAAGCAAACCTTCGTTAACAGGATTGGCGAAGAAAATTGCCGCAAAACAGCCGCTGCTGGCTGCGGAGAGCATCAACAGCGGCGAAGCCGGCCTTGACGAACTCGTCGAGATGGCCCCGCTGCTAAAATCGAGCGAGTTAAAATCGATTACCGGAGAAATCGCACAAGAACAGTTCCAATGGGATCATCTTGTAAGGCTTGCCCCGCATATCGATGAAACGACGCTGGACCGGCTGGTTCAATCGTTCGATCTCGCCGAGCTTCCGGTTTCGGAAATCACCCACCTCGCGCCGTTTGTGAGCGAACGAACGCTGCTGCACTTGTTGGAAGAAAGCGAAGCGGAAATCAACGATTTCGATGACATCGTCCGGCTTGCTCCGTTTCTGGAAGGATCGTTGGAAAAATTCATGAAACAAAGGGACTTCGGGGAATTGAATTGGTCGCAACTTGAAGCGGTCGCGCCGTTCCTCGAGCCCAACACGATTGTTTCGCTTGCTGAGGAAAAAGGGGCGGGACAGCCGCAATGGCGCCATTTGTTAAAACTCGCACCGTTCCTTGATGAACATCTTGATCGCTACTTGGCCAAAGCCGATGTTTCCGAATGCGATTGGGAACAATTGACAACGATAGCGCCGTTTATGAAAGAAGAAACGCTCGCCGAATTCGTCTCCGCATTACCGAAGGATCAATTGGAAACCGAGCAAATCATCGGACTTGCCCCGTTTCTCGGTACAGATCTGTTAGATGAATTACTTCGCTCCGTCAATGAGAATGAAATCGGGCCGGAGTTCATCTCAGAAGTCGCTCCGTTCGTCAGAAAACAAACATTAAAACAGTTAATGGCACGCCTATCCTAAACAAGAAGCTCCCGCAAACCAGCGGGAGCTTCTTCTCTTACTCTTCGACGCGAAACTGTTGGAAGACGTGATCTTCGTCGACCGGATAGATGTTTTTACCTGTCAAACCGTTGATGATCAGCTTGTTTCGATAGACGGCCAACCCGAGATTTGTCGTTCCGACGCCGTGTGAATGAGAAATGGCGGTATGCGAAAAGATACGATTGCGTACCGCTTTCTTCATTTTGATCTGGTAATCTTGCGTAATTTCATACCGCCCTTTGTCGTCTTTACATAACATCGCGTTGACTTCTTCCATGAAAGCAGGTGTGTTCGGCCGATAGCCGGTCGCGATAACGACCACCTCGCTGTCTTGGACAAACGCTTTTTCCTGCTGCCATTGCATGCAATGCAAACGGTAAGTCCCGTCTTCATTCCGCGTGATGCCGTTGACCTTCGTCAGCGGTTTCAAACGAACGTCCATCGACTTGCCGCCGACGGTATGTTCATACAGCAAATCGTAAATATCGGTAATCGTATGAGCGCTGATCCCTTTATAGAGAAGGTCTTGGGTTGGAAAAATTTCATCCCGTTTTTCTTGGGGTAAGCTGTAAAAATAATTAACGTAATCCGGTGAAAAATGTTCCAGACTGAGTTTCGTTTCTTCCATGGGAAAATAACTTTTCGAACGGGTCAACCAGTCGAGCGAATAACCGCATTCGTCCTTTTCCTTTAACAGCTCGCGAAATACTTCCGCGGCACTTTGCCCGGAACCGACGACGGTCACCGACTTCGCTTTCCTGCAACGGTTTCGATGGCTGAGAAACTCTGACGTGTGAAAAACGTCCTCCTCCGGATACCCCCGGAAAGATTCGGGAACGAACGGCACCGTCCCAACTCCGAGAACGAGATCTTTCGTCTTCACGATTGCTTGCTCGCCTTCGCTAACCACTTCCACTTCAAACCATTCTTCTGCTTCATTATAGCGGACCGCTTCCACGCAATGCCCGAATCGGCAGCTTTCCAGTTGCGATGCCGCCCATTGACAATAATGGTTGTATTCGTTACGCGGCATGTTCAGCCGCTGCAAGAAATAAAAATTATAAATTCGGTTATGTTCTTTCAAATAATTCAAATAGCTGTACGGATTCGTTGGATCGGCCATCGTGACGAGATCGGCCATGAAAGGCACCTGCAGCATCGTCCCTTCAATGAGCATGCCCGGATGCCAGTCGAAATGGCTCTTCTTTTCAAAAAAGAGTGCATCCACTTCCGAAGACTTATCCAATAGACAGGCCAGTCCGAGATTAAACGGGCCGATGCCCACCCCGATTACATCATAAACTTTATCAAACGGTTCCATTTTCGTCATCAACTCACTTCCTTCGGCCGTTTTCTCCTGGACGCGCGATCATAAGCGCAAGGTTAACTGATCTTCTTCGGAAACATTTTCTTTCCATATTTCCGTAACTTCACCGGCCGTGTCGGTATCGACGATGAAAGAGCCGTTGTTGTACCGGTCACTCGCACGAAGATTTTCCGGTTTGACCGTCTCGACCGAGCCGTTTTCCGAACGCAAATGGACAAGCTCCTTGCCGGTGAGGATAAGAATACCCGCCACACGGTGTGGATGAGATTTTAACTCCCGCAACAGAACGACCCCGCGATTGGCGCGCGACGTTTTCTCGAATTCTTTCGCGATTTTCATCTTTTTCACGGCGCCGCGCTGCGTCGCGACGAACAACTCGGCAACACCTACGTCTTCCGCAGGCAGCCGTTTGCCTGCAGCGACCCAATCATCTTTTTTTAAATTAATCCCTTTAACGCCAGCTGCACGCACGCCGACGGTGCTGATTTCTTCTTCGTTAAACCATA
This is a stretch of genomic DNA from Bacillales bacterium. It encodes these proteins:
- a CDS encoding MerR family transcriptional regulator translates to MTMYKDKKVISIGTVCELTGLSERKIRYYEERRLVFPDRTNKGTRKYSFSDVELLMEIAEQREEGVQTHEIRQSFRKERRREQDIRNELRKGQLNAHFHMRKR
- the pabB gene encoding aminodeoxychorismate synthase component I — translated: MHPSEPQLLFEFPNEQGTVEPLSFTDPVETIVADHVTQVLSALKQIRQRVKQGYFAAGYISYEASPAFDPTYQVHENRELPLLWFGIYEAPSQNVTLQTDRWFQLGEWKMCTDTSVYRKQISAIKQAIAEGATYQTNYTVRMQAEFAGNDYSFYQKMTENHAGYHAYLNIGRHRILSASPELFFRWDGNKIVTRPMKGTSARGRWMEEDEAKAAELLASAKERAENVMIADLLRNDLGRIAKTGSVKTKQMFAIERYPTVLQMTTTVEAETKDRVELEDVFRALFPCGSVTGAPKVNTIRLIQELEDSAREVYCGAIGMIKPGGEAVFNVPIRTVVIDSKVNRAAYGVGGGIAWDSTAEAEAREVMTKARMLTEKQPLFDLLESLKLENGEYVLLERHLRRLQDSADYFSFPVDLQEVKRRLNVFADNHQEEGYKVRLLISRKGSIVVEGSPLTPIADYNDVILAENPVSKDHVFLYHKTTHRSVYETHRKENEKAFDVLLWNEEGELTEFTNGNLVMEMEGYLLTPPRASGLLNGTFREQLLEDGVLGERILKKEDLRRATNIWLINSVRGWVKVNIVMNAID
- a CDS encoding ABC transporter substrate-binding protein; this translates as MKDLSYYEMRAHLYPCEEAQKVTFKLSDLEQIWYCTTKNVKRKLKKYEQEGFCLYRPGKGRGNYSKLEFCQSFQAEIEQAVTTFIEREAMDELMQLLYLPIPKSWISALSDEVQTLFGMQSSQQQKEVLRTIVRGRVTTLDPLYTSVAFESFLIHQLGDTLITYDHEHDRLLPHLAHHWIVDGEQRRWTFYLRKGVRFHHQRVMTSEDVRHTFARYRSANSPFSWLLSDVQRIDCPSPNVVTFELKRPNAFFPRFLCCDNLAILPADVPFDEHQWIGTGPFRLKERSEQKLVLEAFDPYFLERPFLYEVQFWHVPKQNISATFQISGKEVDKDLQERELIEKGFRYVAFNFRKSSIVRDQKFREALFHLADVQAMHRDLGRGRCIEASSYFPEKSHSHPRDGKRVSGLLRDSAYSGETLKLFSLDFPRAVEEAKWYVAKAEEAGIHLEHRTFSIESLYDDTIDIEADVLMMGEVASNDAHFSFMNAFYNDRITFRRFFNDEQLNWIYAKLETFRTAGTKEERDRSIDEIERYINEYRLVLFQYHPIKRRAFHHTIRNIRFESFGNVELRKLWVQ
- a CDS encoding MFS transporter, giving the protein MFRTLHPNIRIRIYTSFLSRTIGSMIFPFMAIYFTEALGASWASTLLMANVVIQFTASLYGGYLADQRGRKKMMVAGEFVKTIGFFGILIANSPWWHSPWFTFAMITLLGISSGMVNPASEAMLIDVSTKKTRAFMYSINYWAVNMSIMIGLIVGGWLFQTHFFELLIALCAMSLVTFWITSAFITETFVPGKKTTGAYGIKPIFQSYRTVIGDLPFVLFTLGGIALLSLEFQRNNFIAVRLEEEIIPKTYSFFANIHVTIDGVKLLSLLTIENTIIIVLFTAAVAKWLTGRKRRPLLYAGFLLFGSGYAILAFSDHWLLLFFGVILLSVGELLYVPTRQSLLADIIDDSRRGAYMAFNGFVFQIGKLFGALGILAGEVIGGYGMGIAYIGFACLAVTFVHMALAKRFHQKVAAPVKENALSTKG
- a CDS encoding helix-turn-helix transcriptional regulator, encoding MLDARIIGSRISKLRKEKDMTQAALADKLNVSHQAVSKWERGESIPDLVTLVHLAEMFGTTIETLISEHRGNQSKPSLTGLAKKIAAKQPLLAAESINSGEAGLDELVEMAPLLKSSELKSITGEIAQEQFQWDHLVRLAPHIDETTLDRLVQSFDLAELPVSEITHLAPFVSERTLLHLLEESEAEINDFDDIVRLAPFLEGSLEKFMKQRDFGELNWSQLEAVAPFLEPNTIVSLAEEKGAGQPQWRHLLKLAPFLDEHLDRYLAKADVSECDWEQLTTIAPFMKEETLAEFVSALPKDQLETEQIIGLAPFLGTDLLDELLRSVNENEIGPEFISEVAPFVRKQTLKQLMARLS
- a CDS encoding lysine N(6)-hydroxylase/L-ornithine N(5)-oxygenase family protein, coding for MTKMEPFDKVYDVIGVGIGPFNLGLACLLDKSSEVDALFFEKKSHFDWHPGMLIEGTMLQVPFMADLVTMADPTNPYSYLNYLKEHNRIYNFYFLQRLNMPRNEYNHYCQWAASQLESCRFGHCVEAVRYNEAEEWFEVEVVSEGEQAIVKTKDLVLGVGTVPFVPESFRGYPEEDVFHTSEFLSHRNRCRKAKSVTVVGSGQSAAEVFRELLKEKDECGYSLDWLTRSKSYFPMEETKLSLEHFSPDYVNYFYSLPQEKRDEIFPTQDLLYKGISAHTITDIYDLLYEHTVGGKSMDVRLKPLTKVNGITRNEDGTYRLHCMQWQQEKAFVQDSEVVVIATGYRPNTPAFMEEVNAMLCKDDKGRYEITQDYQIKMKKAVRNRIFSHTAISHSHGVGTTNLGLAVYRNKLIINGLTGKNIYPVDEDHVFQQFRVEE